A stretch of the Chitiniphilus purpureus genome encodes the following:
- a CDS encoding polysaccharide lyase, giving the protein MKRAPLSRWLSGCALLALAIDVQAACRGSWAEGNTYTAGDVVSYAGANYTARSTHTAYVGTNWNPVASPTLWQSGGDCDAATPVPTSVPTPTPTAIPTPTVTAQPTPTHGLPTPTPTPVGNCHPAWLSSMAYTSGQRVTHGTRNYEAKWWTQGDNPAQSGTWGVWKEVGVCGIVTPTPTPTPTPTPTPTPTPTSTVTPTSVPRTQFQYLDLSATGNTVSVSWQSDLIRYPAILRWEVVEDGRVVASGPHASSRFTGSCAGSFCVDGYVWSGQTTLQDVTPGTHTYLIRLYYNEGDPVFIGQSRSVTVSAPPPSPGSALLDVRFDPHPIGAYGPSQFQADWRIAPSGSSGVAAGRVAVVADPDNSANKVLRVTYKGGEIGGNSASVFDVPLPAGHDHLFLQYKVRFDNAFLWVKGGKLPGLGGADTPTGCIDNGTFDGFTTRSMWREQGLAFQYLYFPGKAERCGDYFSYTKRFEAGRWHTLTQEVRLNDAGQANGTLKSWLDGEPVLTLTGMKWREGAAVGIDALVFHTFFGGSTSDWAPPTDQYAYFDDVRVSTGSPLALVDTARPAPVLPDPRPGYTLWQAGSTYAEGSLVYRVDNSRHCYFKARYYVGANVDPLASNLPEVHVGVYSPRLDNGEKWIALACSPG; this is encoded by the coding sequence ATGAAGCGAGCACCGTTATCGCGGTGGTTGTCCGGTTGCGCCTTGCTTGCGCTGGCCATTGATGTCCAAGCCGCATGCCGCGGCAGTTGGGCGGAAGGAAATACCTATACCGCGGGCGACGTCGTCAGCTACGCAGGCGCCAATTACACGGCGCGCAGCACGCATACTGCCTATGTCGGCACCAACTGGAACCCCGTGGCCAGCCCCACGTTGTGGCAAAGCGGCGGCGACTGCGACGCCGCTACGCCGGTACCCACATCGGTGCCCACCCCGACCCCTACGGCCATCCCGACGCCGACCGTGACCGCCCAACCAACGCCGACGCATGGACTCCCGACCCCCACGCCAACCCCGGTCGGTAACTGTCATCCTGCGTGGCTCAGCAGCATGGCCTATACCTCCGGCCAGCGCGTCACCCATGGCACACGCAACTACGAGGCCAAGTGGTGGACCCAGGGTGACAATCCCGCACAAAGCGGCACCTGGGGGGTATGGAAGGAGGTGGGCGTGTGCGGCATCGTGACGCCGACGCCGACGCCGACGCCGACGCCGACGCCGACGCCGACGCCGACACCGACATCCACAGTAACGCCGACTAGTGTCCCGCGGACCCAATTCCAGTACCTTGACCTGTCTGCCACCGGCAACACCGTCTCGGTGTCCTGGCAGAGCGATCTGATCCGCTATCCGGCCATCCTGCGTTGGGAAGTGGTGGAGGATGGTCGTGTCGTTGCCAGCGGGCCGCACGCCAGTTCCCGGTTCACCGGCAGCTGTGCCGGCTCTTTCTGCGTCGACGGTTATGTCTGGAGTGGGCAGACCACCTTGCAGGATGTCACGCCCGGCACGCATACCTACCTGATCCGGCTCTACTACAACGAGGGTGACCCCGTTTTCATCGGCCAAAGTCGTTCGGTGACGGTCAGCGCACCGCCGCCGTCCCCCGGCAGTGCCCTGCTCGACGTACGCTTTGACCCTCACCCGATCGGGGCCTACGGTCCCAGCCAGTTCCAGGCGGACTGGCGCATTGCACCGTCCGGTTCGTCCGGCGTGGCGGCGGGTCGTGTCGCCGTCGTTGCCGACCCGGACAACAGCGCCAACAAGGTGCTGCGGGTGACCTACAAGGGGGGCGAGATCGGCGGCAATTCCGCGAGCGTGTTCGATGTGCCGCTGCCGGCTGGCCATGACCACCTGTTCCTGCAGTACAAGGTGCGCTTCGACAATGCCTTCCTGTGGGTCAAAGGCGGCAAGCTGCCGGGCCTGGGTGGTGCCGACACCCCCACGGGCTGCATCGACAACGGCACCTTCGACGGTTTCACCACCCGCAGCATGTGGCGTGAACAGGGCTTGGCGTTCCAATACCTGTACTTTCCCGGCAAGGCGGAGCGCTGTGGCGACTATTTCAGCTACACCAAGCGGTTCGAGGCAGGCCGCTGGCATACCCTCACCCAGGAGGTCAGGCTCAACGACGCGGGTCAGGCCAATGGCACACTCAAGTCCTGGCTTGACGGCGAACCGGTGCTGACGCTGACCGGGATGAAATGGCGCGAAGGCGCGGCGGTGGGCATCGATGCGTTGGTGTTCCACACCTTCTTCGGCGGTTCGACCAGCGACTGGGCGCCGCCCACCGACCAGTATGCCTACTTCGACGACGTGCGCGTCTCCACCGGCTCGCCGTTGGCGCTGGTCGATACCGCCAGGCCGGCGCCGGTCCTGCCCGATCCGCGCCCTGGCTATACGCTGTGGCAGGCGGGGAGCACGTATGCCGAAGGCAGCCTGGTCTACCGCGTCGACAACAGCCGCCATTGCTACTTCAAGGCCCGCTACTACGTGGGGGCCAATGTCGATCCGTTGGCCTCGAACCTGCCCGAGGTACACGTCGGCGTGTATTCCCCGAGGCTGGATAACGGCGAGAAGTGGATCGCGCTGGCCTGCTCCCCAGGCTGA
- a CDS encoding polysaccharide lyase: MFRMKHVFMLTPLFISTLGHADVGLGYQSLSNNGGFESWSDGIGLANGWTNESTAQIVSLHKVTGPVYQGNYAQFLEVNLSNGGLAIFSQEIDVSNLQATKAFNAFVYTYPYELINARVFLKLTFKDANGNQLANYHTTNFGSRYYLTSADNPQEWRSQWLRPNGGIPANAKTVKLSLIAEQVTGGTPGYAKLVIDEAHFHTTQLLNSKFGILNFTEWTGKEVFPSASSLQIQDLIRRVPRGHALKSTIADSELEVSEGVRAEVKRSELAQKGDEQWFGFSTYVPSDWVFEPVGPTWGPLVAQWHSITDPGEGSLPPSLALVIKHSKWSVEKRWDNKQITVNTGNTSVNYQALQPIVGLPANILDIEKGVWTDWAFHVKWDWRSVAEGGQGFVRVYKNQQKIIEINEPNMYNNIAKNYFKAGLYDYRWNPVGMQSAAPHSRTIFLDEFHIMDENGSLIAVSPSN; the protein is encoded by the coding sequence ATGTTTAGAATGAAGCATGTATTTATGTTGACCCCCTTATTCATTTCTACTTTGGGACATGCAGATGTCGGGCTTGGATATCAATCCCTTTCCAACAATGGTGGATTTGAAAGTTGGAGTGACGGAATAGGACTTGCCAATGGATGGACCAATGAAAGCACAGCACAGATTGTATCTCTGCACAAAGTAACAGGGCCCGTATATCAGGGAAATTATGCTCAATTTTTGGAGGTGAACCTGAGCAATGGTGGTCTTGCCATATTTAGCCAAGAAATTGATGTAAGCAACCTTCAGGCAACAAAAGCTTTCAACGCATTTGTATATACGTATCCTTATGAATTGATCAATGCAAGAGTATTCCTCAAACTCACATTTAAAGATGCAAATGGAAATCAACTAGCAAATTATCACACCACTAATTTTGGCAGCAGATATTACCTCACAAGCGCAGACAATCCGCAGGAATGGCGAAGCCAATGGCTCAGGCCCAATGGGGGAATTCCTGCAAATGCAAAGACCGTAAAATTAAGCCTGATTGCAGAACAGGTCACCGGCGGTACACCAGGATATGCCAAGCTCGTCATTGACGAAGCGCATTTCCATACCACGCAGCTATTGAACTCCAAATTCGGCATCCTTAATTTTACCGAATGGACTGGCAAGGAAGTCTTTCCCAGCGCCTCGTCATTACAAATCCAGGATCTAATCAGGCGTGTTCCCCGGGGACATGCCTTGAAATCGACGATTGCCGATTCGGAGTTGGAAGTAAGCGAAGGAGTCAGGGCAGAAGTCAAGCGCTCAGAACTTGCCCAGAAAGGGGATGAACAATGGTTTGGCTTCAGCACCTATGTCCCTTCCGATTGGGTTTTTGAACCGGTAGGCCCTACTTGGGGCCCACTGGTAGCGCAATGGCATAGTATTACCGACCCGGGAGAAGGCTCCCTCCCCCCAAGTCTTGCGCTGGTAATTAAACACAGCAAATGGTCCGTAGAGAAACGCTGGGACAATAAACAGATAACCGTAAATACCGGGAATACATCTGTAAACTACCAGGCATTACAACCTATTGTGGGTTTGCCCGCCAATATTCTTGATATAGAGAAGGGCGTATGGACAGACTGGGCGTTCCATGTGAAATGGGATTGGCGGTCTGTGGCCGAGGGTGGGCAGGGCTTCGTACGGGTTTACAAAAATCAGCAAAAAATCATAGAAATCAACGAGCCTAATATGTACAACAATATTGCAAAGAATTACTTCAAGGCTGGCCTCTATGACTACAGATGGAACCCCGTGGGAATGCAATCTGCGGCCCCTCATTCAAGAACCATTTTTCTGGATGAATTCCATATCATGGACGAGAACGGAAGCTTGATTGCAGTTTCCCCTTCCAATTAA
- the typA gene encoding translational GTPase TypA, producing MTRALRNIAIIAHVDHGKTTLVDQLLRQSGTFRENQQVDERVMDSNDLEKERGITILAKNTAIDYEGTHINIVDTPGHADFGGEVERVLGMVDGVLLLVDAVEGPMPQTRFVTKKALALGLRPIVVINKVDRPGARPDWVVDQTFDLFDKLGATDEQLDFPIIYASGLNGFAKLDLAEESDNMRPLFETVLKHVPTPPGSADAPLQLQIAALDYSTYTGRLGVGRVLNGRIRPGMQVAVMNHEDQVAAGRINQVLGFQGLERVPVDEAEAGDIVIISGLEDIGIGVTICDKENPVGLPMLSVDEPTLTMDFMVNSSPLAGTEGKFVTSRQIRDRLQKELLTNVALRVEDTGDADVFRVSGRGELHLTILLENMRREGFELAVAKPRVVYKEIDGVKCEPYENLTIDLEDEHQGGIMEEIGRRRGELTNMESDGNGRTRLEYHIPARGLIGFQSDFMTMTRGTGLMSHVFDDYGPVKPDLPGRHNGVLISQEHGDAVAYALWNLEDRGRMFVSPGDKLYEGMIIGIHSRDNDLVVNPIKGKKLTNVRASGTDEAVRLTPPIKLTLESAVEFIDDDELVEITPQSIRIRKRHLQEHERRRAAKAEG from the coding sequence ATGACCCGCGCCCTTCGCAATATCGCCATCATCGCCCACGTCGACCATGGCAAGACCACACTTGTCGATCAACTGCTGCGCCAGTCGGGCACGTTCCGAGAAAACCAGCAGGTCGACGAGCGTGTGATGGACAGCAACGACCTGGAAAAGGAGCGCGGCATCACCATCCTGGCCAAGAACACCGCCATCGATTACGAAGGCACCCATATCAACATCGTCGACACCCCGGGCCACGCCGACTTCGGCGGCGAGGTGGAGCGGGTGCTGGGCATGGTGGATGGCGTGCTGCTGCTGGTCGATGCGGTGGAAGGGCCGATGCCCCAGACCCGCTTCGTCACCAAGAAGGCGCTGGCGCTGGGGCTGCGCCCCATCGTCGTGATCAACAAGGTCGACCGTCCTGGCGCCCGTCCGGACTGGGTGGTGGACCAGACCTTCGACCTCTTCGACAAGCTTGGCGCCACCGACGAACAGCTCGATTTCCCCATCATCTACGCCTCGGGTCTGAACGGCTTTGCCAAGCTGGATCTGGCCGAGGAATCGGACAACATGCGCCCGCTGTTCGAAACCGTGCTCAAGCATGTGCCGACGCCGCCGGGCAGCGCCGACGCGCCATTGCAGCTGCAGATCGCCGCGCTCGACTACTCGACCTACACCGGGCGCCTGGGCGTGGGCCGTGTGCTCAACGGCCGTATCCGTCCCGGCATGCAGGTGGCGGTGATGAACCATGAGGACCAGGTCGCCGCTGGTCGCATCAACCAGGTGCTGGGTTTCCAGGGGCTGGAGCGCGTGCCGGTGGACGAGGCCGAGGCCGGCGACATCGTCATCATCTCGGGCCTGGAGGACATCGGCATCGGCGTCACGATCTGCGACAAGGAAAATCCGGTCGGCCTGCCGATGCTGTCGGTGGACGAGCCGACGCTGACCATGGATTTCATGGTCAATTCCTCGCCGCTGGCCGGCACCGAGGGCAAGTTCGTCACCAGCCGGCAGATCCGCGACCGGCTGCAGAAGGAACTCCTGACCAACGTCGCGCTGCGCGTCGAGGATACCGGCGATGCCGACGTGTTCCGCGTCTCGGGCCGGGGCGAGTTGCACCTGACCATCCTGCTGGAGAACATGCGCCGCGAAGGTTTCGAGCTGGCGGTCGCCAAGCCGCGCGTGGTGTACAAGGAGATCGACGGCGTCAAGTGCGAGCCGTACGAGAACCTGACCATCGATCTGGAGGATGAGCACCAGGGTGGCATCATGGAAGAGATCGGTCGCCGCCGCGGCGAACTCACCAACATGGAAAGCGATGGCAACGGCCGCACCCGGCTGGAATACCACATTCCGGCGCGTGGCCTGATCGGCTTCCAGTCCGACTTCATGACCATGACCCGCGGCACCGGCCTGATGAGCCACGTGTTCGACGACTATGGCCCGGTCAAGCCCGATCTGCCCGGCCGCCACAACGGCGTGCTGATCTCCCAGGAGCACGGCGATGCGGTTGCCTACGCACTGTGGAACCTGGAAGACCGTGGTCGCATGTTCGTGAGCCCCGGCGACAAGCTGTACGAAGGCATGATCATCGGCATCCACAGCCGCGACAACGATCTGGTGGTGAACCCGATCAAGGGCAAGAAGCTGACCAACGTGCGTGCCTCGGGCACCGATGAGGCGGTGCGCCTGACCCCGCCGATCAAGCTGACGCTGGAGTCGGCGGTCGAGTTCATCGACGATGACGAACTGGTCGAGATCACCCCGCAGAGCATCCGTATCCGCAAGCGCCACCTGCAGGAGCACGAGCGCCGCCGTGCCGCGAAGGCCGAGGGGTAA
- the putA gene encoding bifunctional proline dehydrogenase/L-glutamate gamma-semialdehyde dehydrogenase PutA — MALVDSLSGAAPLVPGFTAPRHVSEARILRALLPLAHLSADERAFAEGQGQLLLESLREARRHGGGADALFAAFPLGTPAGRALLTLAEALLRIPDTATADQLIRDQLHAADWAHGERSPSLLVNLARVGLATAGSWSTSQPGETLVRFALKQALRRTAEHFVGGEGIAAALAKRQPGFLYSFDMLGEAALTQQDAERYAQAYANAITHLGRQGGATGATSPCGVSVKLSALHPRYEHRQWTQVQRALYPRLLALARMAREADLPFTIDAEESERTPLTLALFGRLLAEPTLSGWDGLGIAVQAYQKSALAQIDWLVETAATRRRRIVVRLVKGAYWDSEIKRAQLEAWPDYTVYTRKAHTDTSFLACARQLLAAADSVYPAFATHNVFSALALHAMAADRPLEFQCLYGMGEALYRQLAGHGIDRPCRVYTPVGAHAALLPYLVRRLLENGANQSFVHQLLVSENLADAQIDPVTASTAAIPGLPAPTHRPGHGAVAPGLDWSDDDAVAALHGDMAADRPPTVAAPLLGADPCMPAVAHALFNPARPYEAIGEMAASSARDVAAACHTAAGEAAAWAATPVARRAQMLDNAAALLIARRGALLSLLVREAGKTLPAALAEVREAVDFCHYYARQARQLWPGAAPTPLGPVAAISPWNFPLAIFVGQIAAALAAGNPVLAKPAAETPLIARLATELLHEAGIPRGALQYLPGGGEVGARLSADPHIRGVLFTGSLPAAQAIHAALAAGDPVRPLIAETGGVNAMVVDGSALAEQVVRDALVSAFDSAGQRCSALRLLCLPEETADGIIALLGDAMDELQVGDPAELASDLGPLISHGAKANVEQALQALADQGMRITRAPLAPRDGHFLAPALVEIDAPERLPGEIFGPVLAVLRYRRTELPLLLARLDALGYGLTLGIASRCPSLIKTVTQMVRVGNVYVNRNQIGAVVGHQPFGGERLSGTGPKAGGPWLLWRLVRDADPCALIPAAAPAVPHPALPALLQLAQAQPDGAALQQRIVGLFQRDLLSVEVTLPAVAGERNTLGYRARGTVLCLAATASERILQMACALATGNRVRIPAGTNLPAWPGSLAGQVSVVADPLHTAFDAVLWDGQHDPALPQRLAALPGPIRQPILPLSDGAYPLFRLLTEVTVTLNTAAVGGDAELLGGTP, encoded by the coding sequence ATGGCTTTGGTCGATTCCCTTTCCGGGGCCGCCCCCCTGGTGCCTGGCTTCACCGCGCCACGGCATGTCAGCGAGGCCCGGATACTGCGCGCCTTGCTGCCGCTGGCCCACCTGAGCGCCGACGAACGCGCCTTTGCCGAAGGCCAGGGCCAGCTGCTGCTCGAATCGTTGCGTGAAGCAAGGCGCCACGGCGGCGGTGCCGATGCGCTGTTTGCCGCCTTTCCGCTGGGCACGCCGGCCGGCCGTGCGCTGCTGACACTGGCCGAAGCCCTGCTGCGCATACCCGATACCGCAACTGCCGACCAGTTGATCCGCGACCAGCTGCACGCTGCTGACTGGGCCCATGGCGAGCGCAGCCCTTCGCTGCTGGTCAATCTTGCCCGCGTGGGACTGGCGACGGCCGGGAGCTGGAGCACTTCGCAGCCAGGCGAGACGTTGGTCCGGTTCGCGCTCAAGCAGGCACTGCGCCGGACCGCCGAGCACTTCGTCGGCGGCGAGGGCATCGCCGCCGCACTGGCAAAGCGGCAGCCGGGATTTCTGTATTCGTTCGACATGCTGGGTGAGGCGGCGCTGACGCAGCAGGATGCGGAGCGCTATGCGCAGGCCTACGCCAACGCGATCACGCATCTGGGCAGGCAAGGCGGCGCGACGGGGGCGACCTCACCGTGCGGCGTGTCGGTCAAGCTTTCCGCGCTGCATCCACGCTACGAACACCGCCAATGGACACAGGTGCAGCGGGCGCTTTATCCGCGATTGCTGGCGCTGGCGCGCATGGCGCGTGAAGCCGACCTGCCATTCACCATCGATGCGGAGGAAAGCGAGCGCACGCCGCTGACGCTGGCCTTGTTCGGGCGGCTGTTGGCCGAGCCGACGCTTTCAGGCTGGGACGGACTCGGCATCGCGGTGCAGGCCTATCAGAAGAGCGCCCTGGCGCAGATCGACTGGCTGGTGGAGACCGCCGCCACACGCCGGCGGCGTATCGTGGTGCGGCTGGTCAAGGGCGCGTACTGGGACAGCGAGATCAAGCGGGCCCAGCTCGAGGCCTGGCCCGACTATACGGTGTACACCCGCAAGGCGCATACCGACACGAGCTTCCTGGCCTGCGCGCGGCAACTGCTGGCCGCGGCCGACAGCGTCTATCCGGCATTCGCCACCCACAACGTGTTCAGTGCACTGGCGCTCCATGCGATGGCCGCAGACCGGCCATTGGAATTCCAGTGCCTGTACGGCATGGGCGAAGCGCTGTATCGGCAGTTGGCCGGGCACGGCATCGACCGTCCCTGCCGCGTCTATACCCCGGTGGGCGCGCACGCCGCACTGCTGCCCTACCTGGTGCGGCGCCTGCTGGAGAACGGTGCCAACCAGAGCTTCGTGCACCAGTTGCTGGTCTCGGAAAACCTGGCCGATGCGCAGATCGATCCGGTCACCGCCAGCACTGCCGCCATACCCGGCCTGCCCGCGCCCACGCACCGCCCCGGCCATGGGGCGGTCGCCCCGGGGCTAGACTGGAGCGACGATGATGCTGTCGCGGCCTTGCATGGCGACATGGCTGCGGATCGCCCCCCCACCGTGGCGGCCCCCCTGCTTGGCGCGGACCCATGCATGCCTGCTGTCGCGCATGCGCTCTTCAACCCGGCGCGACCGTATGAGGCGATCGGGGAAATGGCCGCCAGCAGCGCACGCGACGTTGCCGCGGCCTGCCATACCGCAGCGGGTGAGGCAGCGGCATGGGCCGCGACACCGGTCGCCCGGCGCGCGCAGATGCTGGACAACGCGGCGGCGCTGCTGATCGCCCGACGCGGCGCGTTGCTGTCGCTGCTGGTGCGCGAAGCAGGCAAGACATTGCCGGCGGCGCTGGCCGAAGTGCGCGAAGCCGTCGATTTCTGCCACTACTATGCCCGGCAGGCCCGCCAGCTGTGGCCTGGGGCAGCACCCACGCCACTGGGTCCGGTGGCGGCGATCAGCCCGTGGAATTTCCCACTGGCGATCTTCGTCGGCCAGATCGCGGCGGCGCTCGCCGCCGGCAACCCGGTGCTGGCCAAGCCCGCCGCCGAGACCCCCCTGATCGCCCGCCTGGCCACCGAGCTGCTGCACGAGGCAGGGATCCCACGCGGCGCCCTGCAATATCTGCCGGGCGGCGGCGAGGTGGGCGCCCGCCTGAGTGCCGATCCGCATATCCGCGGCGTGCTGTTCACCGGCTCGCTGCCGGCCGCCCAGGCCATCCACGCCGCACTCGCTGCCGGCGATCCAGTCCGGCCGCTGATCGCCGAAACCGGCGGCGTCAACGCCATGGTGGTCGACGGCTCGGCTCTGGCCGAGCAGGTGGTACGCGATGCACTGGTCTCCGCATTCGACAGCGCCGGCCAGCGCTGCTCGGCGCTGCGCCTGCTGTGCCTGCCCGAGGAAACCGCCGACGGCATCATCGCGCTGCTGGGCGACGCGATGGACGAACTGCAGGTGGGCGACCCGGCCGAGCTGGCAAGCGATCTGGGACCGCTGATCTCGCATGGGGCCAAGGCCAACGTGGAACAGGCCCTGCAGGCATTGGCCGACCAGGGCATGCGCATCACCCGTGCTCCGCTGGCCCCGCGCGATGGCCATTTCCTCGCCCCGGCACTGGTCGAGATCGATGCACCCGAGCGGCTGCCCGGCGAGATCTTCGGTCCGGTGCTGGCCGTGCTGCGCTACCGGCGCACCGAGCTGCCGCTGCTGCTCGCCCGGCTGGATGCGCTGGGCTACGGCCTGACGCTGGGCATCGCCAGCCGCTGCCCCAGCCTGATCAAGACCGTGACGCAGATGGTGCGGGTGGGCAACGTCTATGTGAACCGCAACCAGATCGGCGCCGTCGTCGGCCACCAGCCGTTCGGCGGCGAGCGCTTGTCGGGTACCGGGCCCAAGGCAGGTGGCCCCTGGCTGCTGTGGCGGCTGGTGCGCGACGCCGACCCCTGCGCACTCATCCCCGCCGCGGCGCCGGCAGTCCCGCACCCGGCCCTGCCGGCGTTGCTGCAGCTGGCGCAGGCGCAGCCGGACGGCGCGGCACTGCAGCAGCGGATCGTCGGTTTGTTCCAGCGCGACCTGCTGTCGGTCGAAGTGACGCTGCCCGCGGTGGCCGGTGAGCGCAATACGCTGGGCTATCGCGCACGCGGCACCGTGCTGTGCCTTGCCGCCACCGCCAGTGAACGGATACTGCAGATGGCCTGCGCGCTCGCAACCGGCAACCGCGTCCGCATCCCGGCCGGTACCAACCTGCCCGCCTGGCCCGGCAGCCTTGCCGGTCAGGTGAGCGTGGTGGCCGATCCGCTCCACACCGCATTTGACGCCGTGCTGTGGGACGGACAGCACGATCCTGCACTGCCGCAACGGCTTGCGGCGCTGCCCGGGCCGATCCGCCAACCCATCCTGCCGCTGTCCGATGGCGCCTACCCGCTGTTCCGGCTGCTGACCGAGGTGACCGTCACTCTCAATACCGCCGCCGTGGGCGGCGATGCCGAACTGCTGGGAGGAACGCCTTGA
- a CDS encoding branched-chain amino acid ABC transporter permease yields MDIFIQQLLNGLIVGSIYALIALGYTMVYGIMQLINFAHGEIVMIGAMVTITCINVLLGAGVQLPGPLLLLAGLAMAIPVSMLLGFTIERVAYRPLRRAPRLAPLITAIGVSIVLQQAAMLIWGRNYRPFPSILPTEVHEFFGAAITDLQIAIIILAFLLMAGLFFLIERTRLGRAMRATAQNPDVAGLMGVNINTVISLTFIIGSALGAVAGVMVAANYDQAHAYMGFMIGLKAFTAAVLGGIGNLGGAVIGGILLGIIESLGAGYLGDLTGGFLGSHYKDIFAFVVLIAVLIFRPSGLMGERVAERA; encoded by the coding sequence GTGGACATATTTATTCAGCAACTGCTCAACGGGCTGATCGTGGGCAGCATCTATGCCCTGATCGCGCTTGGCTACACCATGGTGTACGGCATCATGCAGCTGATCAATTTCGCCCATGGCGAGATCGTGATGATCGGCGCGATGGTGACCATCACCTGCATCAATGTGCTGTTGGGCGCCGGCGTGCAGTTGCCCGGCCCGCTGCTGCTGCTGGCCGGCCTTGCCATGGCGATCCCGGTGTCGATGCTGCTGGGTTTCACCATCGAGCGCGTCGCCTACCGGCCCTTGCGCCGTGCCCCAAGGCTGGCGCCGCTGATCACCGCGATCGGCGTGTCCATCGTGCTGCAGCAGGCGGCCATGCTGATCTGGGGACGCAACTACCGGCCGTTTCCCAGCATCCTGCCGACCGAAGTGCATGAATTCTTCGGCGCCGCGATCACCGACCTGCAGATCGCCATCATCATCCTGGCCTTCCTGCTGATGGCCGGGCTGTTCTTCCTGATCGAACGGACCAGGCTGGGCCGGGCCATGCGTGCCACCGCACAGAATCCGGACGTGGCCGGGCTGATGGGCGTGAACATCAATACCGTGATCTCGCTGACCTTCATCATCGGTTCGGCGCTGGGTGCCGTGGCCGGGGTGATGGTCGCCGCGAACTACGACCAGGCCCACGCCTATATGGGCTTCATGATCGGTCTCAAGGCATTCACCGCGGCAGTGCTCGGCGGCATCGGCAACCTGGGTGGCGCGGTGATCGGCGGCATCCTGCTCGGCATCATCGAGAGCCTGGGGGCGGGGTACCTGGGCGATCTCACCGGCGGCTTCCTCGGCAGCCACTACAAGGACATCTTCGCCTTCGTCGTGCTGATCGCCGTGCTGATCTTCCGCCCCAGCGGCCTGATGGGCGAACGCGTCGCCGAACGCGCCTGA
- a CDS encoding ABC transporter permease subunit, which produces MNFAFMQTRHGKAIVYALLAVALAVLPWVLTGGFENGKSWVRAVDFALLYIMLALGLNIVVGYAGLLDLGYIAFYAVGAYAYALLNSPHLQALLPVWLMGPNFIVMLIIAAVLAGMFGVMLGTPVLKLRGDYLAIVTLGFGEIIRIFMNNLDRPVNITNGPQGVNNIDKVHFLGIDFGRPMEWLGLTFDMVHLYYYLILAFCIFIIFVTLRLQHSRIGRAWVALREDEIAANAMGINIRNVKLLAFAMGASFGGVSGALFASFQGFVSPESFVLMESIMVLCMVVLGGMGHIPGVILGAIIVAITPEILRDVINPLQEGLFGRRVLDPENLRMLIFGLAMIIIMLLRPEGLWPSKRRAREFHEHDEEAKA; this is translated from the coding sequence ATGAACTTCGCATTCATGCAGACGCGCCACGGCAAGGCGATTGTCTATGCACTGCTTGCCGTGGCCCTGGCGGTGTTGCCCTGGGTGCTGACCGGCGGCTTCGAGAACGGCAAATCGTGGGTGCGCGCGGTCGATTTCGCGCTGCTCTACATCATGCTGGCGCTCGGCCTCAATATCGTGGTCGGCTACGCCGGCCTGCTGGACCTTGGCTACATCGCCTTCTACGCCGTCGGCGCCTACGCCTACGCCTTGCTGAATTCACCGCACCTGCAGGCGCTGCTGCCGGTGTGGCTGATGGGGCCGAACTTCATCGTGATGCTGATCATCGCCGCGGTGCTCGCCGGCATGTTCGGCGTGATGCTGGGCACGCCGGTGCTCAAGCTGCGTGGCGACTACCTAGCCATCGTGACGCTGGGCTTTGGCGAGATCATCCGCATCTTCATGAACAACCTCGACCGCCCGGTAAACATCACCAACGGCCCGCAGGGCGTCAACAACATCGACAAGGTGCACTTCCTCGGTATCGATTTCGGCCGGCCGATGGAATGGCTGGGGCTCACCTTTGACATGGTGCATCTCTACTACTACCTGATCCTGGCGTTCTGCATCTTCATCATCTTCGTCACCCTGCGGCTGCAGCACTCGCGCATCGGCCGCGCCTGGGTGGCCCTGCGCGAGGACGAGATCGCCGCCAACGCCATGGGCATCAACATCCGCAATGTGAAACTGCTGGCCTTCGCCATGGGCGCCTCGTTCGGCGGGGTATCCGGCGCGCTGTTCGCCAGCTTCCAGGGTTTCGTCTCGCCCGAGTCGTTCGTGCTGATGGAATCGATCATGGTGCTGTGCATGGTGGTGCTGGGCGGCATGGGCCATATTCCGGGCGTGATCCTCGGCGCCATCATCGTCGCCATCACCCCGGAAATCCTGCGCGATGTGATCAATCCGTTGCAGGAAGGCCTGTTCGGCCGCCGCGTGCTCGATCCGGAAAACCTGCGCATGCTGATCTTTGGCCTGGCGATGATCATCATCATGCTGCTGCGCCCCGAAGGACTGTGGCCGTCCAAGCGCCGTGCCCGCGAATTCCATGAACACGACGAGGAGGCCAAGGCATGA